In a single window of the Caulobacter soli genome:
- the dapB gene encoding 4-hydroxy-tetrahydrodipicolinate reductase: MSQNDLAAPLDPNKGTVTIALAGALGRMGQALAKTLDGRTDATVVGRFDRPGAEGEGLSDRFTALAHADVVIDFTIPEASAALAEVCADLAGETRTGPAMVIGSTGFTPEQTARIARAAQKIAIVKSGNYSLGVNMLMGLVKQAAAALPAADWDVEVHEAHHKRKIDAPSGTALMLGQAAADGRGVGLGQVADRARDGVTGPRKEGAIGFSVVRGGGIIGEHSVIFAGEEEVLTLSHSATDRGLFARGAVAAALWVKDKPPGLYDMQDVLGFER; this comes from the coding sequence TTGAGCCAGAACGACTTAGCCGCGCCGCTCGATCCGAACAAAGGTACCGTTACCATTGCTCTGGCGGGCGCCCTGGGCCGGATGGGCCAGGCCTTGGCCAAGACGCTGGACGGTCGGACCGACGCGACGGTCGTCGGACGATTTGATCGCCCCGGCGCCGAGGGCGAGGGTTTGAGCGACCGTTTCACCGCCCTGGCCCACGCCGACGTGGTCATCGACTTCACGATTCCCGAGGCTTCGGCGGCCCTGGCCGAGGTCTGCGCCGACCTGGCCGGCGAGACCCGGACCGGGCCGGCCATGGTCATCGGCTCGACCGGCTTCACCCCCGAACAGACGGCGCGGATCGCGCGGGCGGCCCAGAAGATCGCCATCGTCAAGTCGGGCAACTACTCGCTGGGCGTCAACATGCTGATGGGCCTGGTCAAGCAGGCCGCCGCCGCCCTGCCCGCCGCCGACTGGGACGTCGAGGTCCACGAGGCCCATCACAAGCGCAAGATCGACGCCCCGTCCGGCACCGCCCTGATGCTGGGCCAGGCGGCGGCCGACGGGCGCGGCGTGGGCCTGGGCCAGGTGGCCGACCGGGCCCGCGACGGCGTGACCGGTCCGCGCAAGGAAGGCGCGATCGGCTTTTCCGTCGTGCGCGGCGGCGGCATCATCGGCGAGCACAGCGTGATCTTCGCCGGCGAGGAGGAGGTGCTGACCCTGTCGCATTCGGCCACCGACCGGGGGTTGTTCGCGCGGGGGGCGGTCGCCGCGGCCTTGTGGGTCAAGGACAAGCCGCCGGGCCTCTACGACATGCAGGACGTCCTCGGCTTCGAAAGATAG
- a CDS encoding NADP-dependent malic enzyme, translating into MGERAMSDAEKKTFTDEEALNFHRYPTPGKIGVVATKPMATQRDLSLAYSPGVAVPVLAIAKDPDLAYEYTSKGNLVAVISNGTAILGLGDLGALASKPVMEGKSVLFKRFGDVDSIDIEVTSKDADEIITVVKNIGVTFGGINLEDIKSPECFRIETELQELLDIPVFHDDQHGTAIICAAGLINACHITGKNIQDVKVVLNGPGAAGIASLELIKAMGVRPENVIAVDSKGVLYQGRTEGMNQWKSAHAVDTPLRTLAEAVVGADVLLGLSAKGAFTPEMIASMAPNPVIFAMANPDPEITPEEVHAIRSDAIMGTGRSDYPNQVNNVLGFPYIFRGALDVRARRVNHEMKIACANALAMLAREDVPDEVAAAYHGRQLKFGPQYIIPSAFDPRLIWYVPPFVAQAAMDTGVARKPIADMDAYRANLAQRLDPTAGFLQKISGAVLANPKTIVFAEGEDPSVIRAAYAFQTGGYGKAILCGRENLVQENMRVVGLDPQTAGLEIHNARLSDRNPDYVDALYMRLQRQGYLKRDVQRLINQDRNSFAASMVTLGEADGMVTGVTRSFDQALEEVLRVVDPAPGGRIMGMSVVLAKGRTVFVADTNVTELPDSDELVEIAVEAARAVKRLGFKPRVAFMSYSTFGNPMGERSDKVREAVAMLDEMDVDFEYEGEMPPELALDPEKRANYPFMRLTDSANILIMPAIHSASIATKLVQSLGGATVIGPVLLGLSKPVQIAPLSASVSKILNMAMMAAYEGSGDLAAAE; encoded by the coding sequence ATAGGGGAACGCGCCATGAGCGACGCGGAAAAGAAGACCTTCACGGACGAGGAAGCGCTGAACTTCCACCGCTATCCCACGCCCGGGAAGATCGGCGTCGTCGCCACCAAGCCGATGGCCACCCAGCGCGACCTGTCCCTGGCCTATTCCCCCGGCGTCGCCGTGCCCGTCCTGGCCATCGCCAAGGATCCGGACCTGGCCTACGAATACACCTCCAAGGGCAACTTGGTGGCGGTGATCTCCAACGGCACCGCGATCCTGGGCCTGGGCGACCTGGGCGCCCTGGCCTCCAAGCCGGTGATGGAGGGCAAGTCGGTGCTCTTCAAGCGCTTCGGCGACGTCGACTCCATCGATATCGAGGTCACCTCCAAGGACGCCGACGAGATCATCACGGTGGTCAAGAACATCGGCGTCACGTTCGGCGGCATCAATCTGGAGGACATCAAGAGCCCCGAGTGCTTCCGCATCGAGACCGAGCTGCAGGAGCTGCTCGACATCCCGGTGTTCCACGACGACCAGCATGGCACCGCTATCATCTGCGCCGCCGGCCTGATCAACGCCTGCCATATCACCGGCAAGAACATCCAGGACGTGAAGGTCGTGCTGAACGGCCCCGGCGCGGCCGGCATCGCCTCGCTGGAACTGATCAAGGCCATGGGCGTGCGCCCCGAGAACGTCATCGCCGTCGACAGCAAGGGCGTGCTCTATCAAGGCCGCACCGAGGGCATGAACCAGTGGAAGAGCGCCCACGCGGTCGACACGCCGCTGCGCACCCTGGCCGAAGCCGTGGTCGGCGCCGACGTCCTGCTGGGCCTCTCGGCCAAGGGCGCCTTCACGCCCGAGATGATCGCCAGCATGGCGCCCAATCCGGTCATCTTCGCCATGGCCAACCCCGACCCGGAGATCACCCCGGAAGAGGTCCACGCCATCCGCAGCGACGCGATCATGGGCACCGGCCGCAGCGACTATCCCAACCAGGTCAACAACGTCCTGGGCTTCCCCTACATCTTCCGCGGCGCGCTGGACGTGCGGGCCCGCCGCGTGAACCACGAGATGAAGATCGCCTGCGCCAACGCCCTGGCCATGCTGGCCCGCGAGGACGTGCCCGACGAGGTTGCCGCCGCCTATCACGGCCGCCAGCTGAAGTTCGGCCCGCAGTACATCATCCCCTCGGCCTTCGACCCGCGCCTGATCTGGTACGTGCCGCCGTTCGTGGCCCAGGCCGCCATGGACACCGGCGTGGCCCGCAAGCCGATCGCCGACATGGACGCCTATCGCGCCAACCTGGCCCAGCGCCTGGATCCCACCGCCGGCTTCCTGCAGAAAATCAGCGGCGCCGTGCTGGCCAACCCCAAGACGATCGTGTTCGCGGAAGGCGAAGACCCCAGCGTCATCCGCGCCGCCTACGCCTTCCAGACCGGCGGCTACGGCAAGGCCATCCTCTGCGGCCGCGAGAACCTGGTGCAGGAGAACATGCGCGTCGTGGGCCTGGACCCGCAGACCGCGGGCCTGGAGATCCACAACGCCCGCCTCAGCGACCGCAATCCCGACTATGTCGACGCCCTCTACATGCGCCTGCAGCGCCAGGGCTATCTGAAGCGCGACGTCCAGCGCCTGATCAACCAGGACCGCAACAGCTTCGCCGCCTCGATGGTCACCCTGGGCGAGGCCGACGGCATGGTCACCGGCGTCACCCGCAGCTTCGACCAAGCCCTGGAAGAGGTGCTGCGCGTCGTCGACCCGGCCCCCGGCGGCCGGATCATGGGCATGTCGGTCGTCCTCGCGAAGGGCCGCACCGTCTTCGTGGCCGACACCAACGTCACCGAGCTGCCCGACAGCGACGAGCTGGTCGAGATCGCCGTCGAGGCCGCCCGCGCCGTCAAGCGCCTGGGCTTCAAGCCGCGCGTCGCCTTCATGAGCTACTCCACCTTCGGCAACCCGATGGGCGAGCGCTCCGACAAGGTGCGTGAGGCCGTGGCCATGCTCGACGAGATGGACGTCGACTTCGAATACGAGGGCGAAATGCCGCCCGAACTGGCGCTCGACCCGGAAAAGCGCGCCAACTACCCGTTCATGCGCCTGACCGACAGCGCCAACATCCTGATCATGCCGGCCATCCACTCGGCCTCGATCGCGACCAAGCTGGTGCAGAGCCTGGGCGGGGCGACGGTGATCGGGCCGGTGCTGCTGGGGCTGTCCAAGCCGGTCCAGATCGCGCCGTTGAGCGCGTCGGTGTCGAAGATCCTGAACATGGCGATGATGGCGGCGTACGAGGGGTCGGGGGATTTGGCGGCGGCGGAGTAG